Proteins encoded by one window of Crassostrea angulata isolate pt1a10 chromosome 9, ASM2561291v2, whole genome shotgun sequence:
- the LOC128162457 gene encoding LOW QUALITY PROTEIN: putative defense protein (The sequence of the model RefSeq protein was modified relative to this genomic sequence to represent the inferred CDS: inserted 1 base in 1 codon) yields the protein MSDANLXKRSAVLIHRRWNDKETLLQSVMGDGIICADRELFLGERAVIGGGNFVNEIMVLNMQNLVLLAALVFIPGVTPYPYGPPLGACMSMFPKGHGVEAQKSPPPFEILVNSTSYRAGDVIQITINTTGLHGVSYYEGMMIQARRSACGLDKPTKSHGNFSLQANEWFLDTMDCESNPQSAVVHKNHSHVESNVFYWTAPAPTGHIYFIGTIVKNKTLFWTNVLSPLIKDVTSNEEVKACSGVTSIHGCPLTSIIILLFSAILFLR from the exons ATGTCGGATGCGAACC AAAAAAGGTCTGCTGTCTTGATCCACAGGCGCTGGAACGATAAGGAAACTCTCCTCCAATCGGTGATGGGTGATGGGATCATATGCGCGGATCGAGAACTTTTCCTTGGGGAGCGGGCTGTAATAGGGGGTGGTAATTTTGTTAATGAAATCATG GTACTCAACATGCAGAACTTGGTGCTTCTGGCAGCATTGGTCTTCATCCCCGGGGTAACACCTTACCCCTATGGACCACCATTGGGAGCTTGTATGAGCATGTTTCCCAAGGGTCACGGAGTGGAAGCTCAAAAGTCGCCCCCGCCTTTCGAAATACTGGTAAACTCAACGTCATACAGAGCGGGTGATGTTATTCAAA TCACAATAAATACGACTGGTCTCCACGGGGTGTCGTACTATGAAGGCATGATGATACAGGCCCGTAGGTCCGCCTGTGGCCTCGACAAACCGACCAAGAGCCACGGGAATTTCTCTCTACAGGCCAACGAATGGTTCCTCGATACCATGGACTGTGAAAGCAATCCACag AGCGCCGTGGTGCACAAGAACCACAGTCACGTGGAGAGCAACGTGTTTTATTGGACGGCCCCGGCGCCCACAGGCCACATTTATTTCAT AGGTACCATAGTGAAAAACAAGACCTTGTTTTGGACCAATGTTCTCTCCCCGCTCATCAAAGACGTGACCTCCAACGAAGAGGTCAAGGCCTGTAGTGGCGTGACCTCCATTCACGGCTGCCCTCTGACCTCAATCATCATTCTACTTTTCTCCGCCATTTTATTTTTACGATGA